The Populus nigra chromosome 19, ddPopNigr1.1, whole genome shotgun sequence genome includes a window with the following:
- the LOC133679973 gene encoding abscisic-aldehyde oxidase-like isoform X2: MEEEQRETGKAGSLVFAVNGQRFEVSSRLDPSTTLLEFLRTRTSFKSVKLGCGEGGCGACIALLSKYDPVRDQVEDFTVSSCLTLLCSVNGCSVTTSEGLGNSKDGFHPIHQRFSGFHASQCGFCTPGMCVSLFGALVKAGKNGQREPSPGFSKLTVVEAEKAISGNLCRCTGYRPIADACKSFAADVDMEDLGLNSFWKKEESHEARMSRLPLYDHNHEICTFPEFLKREIKSSLLLDSERYSWCTPATVEELQSLLKGIDADCKTRMKLVVGNTGMGYYKELEHHDRYIDLRCVLELSSIRRDEEGIEIGAAVTISKTIEALKEENNSEFNSECKIVFKRIALHMEKIASEFVRNTGSVGGNLVMAQRKHFPSDIATILLAAGAFVHILTGTLHEKLTLDEFLERPPLDSKSVLLNIKIPNYAASKNISSEMDSRLLFETYRAAPRPLGNALPYLNAAFLSEVSCLKSSGSAVLNKCRVVFGAYGTKHAIRAKDVEKFLSGKILTIGVLYEAVKLVKANVVPEDGTPSPAYRSSLAAGYLFDFLYPLIDINSKISGVWSDEYCNTSLFKDAKIKQKYSQLDHVQLPTLLSSSEQVLELNNDHHPVGQPTKKVGAALQASGEAVFVDDIPSPTNCLHGAFIHSMKPYARVKDIKFKSKLLPDGVSGLISVRDIPKGGENRGCTTRFGTESLFADELTQYAGERLAFVVADTQKHADIASNLVEVDYDIENLEPPILTVEEAIKRSSLLEVPLLLYPKQVGDISKGLAEADHKILSAKIKLGSQYHFYMETQTALAIPDENNCMVVYSSTQCPEYAHVTIAKCLGIPEHNVRVITRRVGGGFGGKAMKAIPVATACALAAHKFRRPVRTYLNRKTDMIMAGGRHPMEIIYNVGFKSNGKVTALQLDILINAGISLDISPLMPKNILSGLKKYDWGALSFDIKVCKTNHSSKTAMRGPGEVQGAYIAETVIEHVASTLSMDVDSVRNINFHRYDSLKLFYDVASGDSVEYTLTSIWNKLAESSSFKQRVEIIKEFNRCKVWKKRGISRVPIVHQVLVRPTPGKVSILSDGSVVVEVGGIELGQGLWTKVKQMAAFALSSIKCDGAENLLDKVRVIQADTLSLTQGGMTAGSTTSESSCESVRLCCAVLVERLAPLKQSLEGQMGSVTWDALICKAYAGSLNLSASSRYIPDFTSMHYLNYGAAVSEEY; this comes from the exons ATGGAAGAGGAGCAGAGGGAAACAGGCAAAGCTGGGAGTCTAGTCTTTGCCGTCAACGGACAGAGGTTCGAGGTGTCGTCGAGATTAGACCCTTCAACAACCTTGCTTGAGTTCTTGCGAACCAGGACGTCTTTCAAGAGTGTCAAGCTCGGTTGTGGCGAAG GTGGTTGTGGTGCTTGCATTGCTCTACTCTCCAAGTATGATCCTGTGCGTGACCAAGTCGAGGATTTCACAGTCAGTTCATGTCTCACACTGCTTTGCAGTGTGAATGGATGTTCAGTTACAACATCTGAAGGCCTTGGAAATAGCAAAGATGGATTCCATCCGATTCACCAGAGATTCAGTGGTTTCCATGCTTCTCAATGTGGCTTTTGTACTCCTGGAATGTGTGTTTCACTCTTCGGAGCCCTTGTTAAAGCTGGAAAGAATGGCCAAAGGGAGCCTTCTCCAGGATTCTCCAAGCTGACAGTCGTTGAAGCTGAAAAGGCTATCTCAGGAAATCTTTGTCGCTGTACTGGATATCGACCCATTGCTGATGCGTGTAAGAGTTTTGCAGCTGATGTTGATATGGAAGATTTGGGATTAAACTCTTTTTGGAAGAAGGAAGAGAGTCACGAAGCGAGGATGAGTAGGCTACCTTTATACGACCATAATCATGAGATATGCACTTTCCCTGAAtttttgaaaagggaaataaaatCTTCCTTGCTTTTGGATTCTGAAAGATATTCTTGGTGCACACCTGCTACTGTTGAGGAGCTTCAGAGCTTATTAAAAGGCATTGATGCCGACTGCAAAACCAGGATGAAACTAGTGGTTGGTAACACAGGTATGGGTTATTACAAGGAACTAGAGCACCATGACAGGTACATAGATCTCCGATGTGTTCTGGAGCTCTCGAGTATTAGGAGGGATGAAGAAGGAATCGAAATCGGGGCAGCTGTCACTATTTCTAAAACTATTGAAGCTCTGAAGGAAGAAAATAACAGTGAGTTTAATTCAGAATGCAAGATTGTGTTTAAAAGAATTGCATTGCACATGGAGAAGATTGCTTCTGAATTTGTTCGAAATACAGGCAGTGTAGGGGGGAATTTGGTGATGGCACAAAGGAAACATTTTCCATCAGATATTGCCACGATACTGCTGGCAGCAGGTGCATTTGTTCACATTCTAACTGGTACCTTGCATGAAAAGCTTACTTTAGATGAGTTTCTGGAAAGGCCTCCATTGGATTCCAAAAGTGTGCTCTTAAATATTAAGATTCCAAATTATGCAGCATCCAAGAACATATCTTCTGAAATGGACAGCAGGTTGTTATTCGAAACTTATCGTGCTGCACCGCGACCCCTTGGAAATGCATTGCCCTATTTAAATGCAGCTTTCTTGTCTGAAGTTTCCTGTTTGAAATCTTCTGGTTCAGCCGTGTTAAATAAATGCCGGGTCGTTTTTGGTGCTTATGGAACCAAACATGCTATCAGAGCAAAGGACGTTGAGAAATTTTTGTCTGGAAAAATACTAACCATTGGTGTTCTATATGAAGCTGTTAAACTGGTTAAAGCCAATGTGGTTCCTGAAGATGGCACGCCGAGTCCGGCCTACAGGTCAAGCTTAGCTGCTGGTTATCTCTTTGACTTTCTCTACCCCTTGATAGACATCAACTCTAAAATTTCTGGTGTTTGGTCGGATGAATATTGTAATACTTCATTGTTCAAGGatgcaaaaataaaacagaagtaCAGCCAGCTTGATCATGTTCAATTACCCACTTTGCTGTCATCATCAGAGCAGGTGCTTGAATTAAACAATGATCATCATCCTGTTGGTCAGCCTACCAAGAAAGTTGGAGCCGCCCTTCAAGCTTCTG GAGAGGCTGTTTTTGTGGATGACATTCCCTCTCCTACAAATTGTCTACATGGAGCATTCATTCATAGCATGAAGCCTTATGCAAGGGTCAAGGATATCAAATTCAAGTCTAAATTACTACCAGATGGAGTTTCTGGGCTGATTTCGGTCAGAGACATTCCAAAAGGTGGGGAGAACAGAGGTTGCACGACTAGGTTTGGCACTGAATCTTTGTTCGCGGATGAGCTTACGCAGTATGCTGGAGAGCGTCTTGCTTTTGTG GTTGCAGATACACAGAAACATGCTGATATAGCATCCAACCTTGTTGAAGTTGATTATGACATTGAAAATCTAGAACCACCCATTTTAACTGTAGAAGAGGCCATTAAGAGATCTAGCCTTCTCGAGGTTCCTCTTCTCCTCTACCCCAAACAAGTTGGTGATATATCAAAAGGATTGGCTGAGGCTGATCACAAGATTCTCTCTGCCAAG ATAAAACTCGGTTCACAGTACCATTTCTATATGGAGACTCAAACTGCCCTTGCGATTCCTGATGAAAACAACTGCATGGTGGTTTACAGTTCAACTCAGTGTCCCGAATATGCACATGTTACCATTGCAAAATGTCTTGGTATTCCTGAGCATAATGTGCGTGTGATTACAAGGAGAGTCGGAGGAGGCTTTGGTGGAAAGGCCATGAAAGCAATTCCT GTTGCTACAGCATGTGCTCTTGCAGCGCACAAGTTTCGTCGCCCTGTGAGAACGTATTTGAATCGCAAGACCGATATGATAATGGCAGGAGGAAGGCATCCCatggaaataatttataatgtagGATTTAAATCAAATGGGAAAGTCACAGCCTTACAGCTTGATATATTAATCAATGCTGGAATATCTTTAGATATAAGTCCACTGATGCCAAAAAACATTCTGAGTGGGCTAAAAAAGTATGACTGGGGTGCTTTATCTTTTGATATAAAGGTATGCAAAACAAATCATTCAAGTAAAACTGCAATGCGGGGCCCTGGGGAGGTACAAGGAGCATACATTGCAGAAACCGTAATCGAACATGTAGCGTCTACCCTTTCCATGGATGTGGATTCTGtgagaaacataaattttcacaGATATGATAGCCTTAAATTATTCTATGATGTTGCCTCAGGTGATTCTGTAGAGTATACTCTAACATCAATATGGAATAAGTTAGCAGAATCTTCAAGCTTCAAACAAAGGGTTGAAATAATAAAGGAGTTCAATAGGTGTAAGGTGTGGAAGAAAAGAGGTATTTCTCGAGTGCCTATTGTGCATCAAGTGCTCGTGAGACCAACTCCGGGGAAAGTAAGCATTCTAAGTGATGGGTCGGTTGTCGTTGAAGTCGGCGGAATAGAGTTGGGCCAAGGGCTCTGGACAAAGGTAAAACAAATGGCTGCATTTGCTCTCAGCTCAATCAAATGTGACGGGGCAGAAAATCTTCTGGACAAAGTAAGGGTAATACAAGCTGATACTCTGAGTTTAACTCAAGGAGGAATGACTGCAGGGAGCACCACATCAGAGTCAAGCTGTGAATCAGTTAGACTTTGCTGTGCAGTCTTGGTTGAGAGACTGGCACCTCTAAAGCAATCGTTGGAGGGGCAAATGGGTTCCGTAACATGGGATGCGCTCATTTGCAAG GCATATGCGGGATCACTGAATTTATCAGCATCTTCACGTTACATCCCTGACTTTACTTCGATGCACTACTTAAACTATGGCGCTGCAGTAAGTGAG GAATACTAA
- the LOC133679973 gene encoding indole-3-acetaldehyde oxidase-like isoform X1 — MEEEQRETGKAGSLVFAVNGQRFEVSSRLDPSTTLLEFLRTRTSFKSVKLGCGEGGCGACIALLSKYDPVRDQVEDFTVSSCLTLLCSVNGCSVTTSEGLGNSKDGFHPIHQRFSGFHASQCGFCTPGMCVSLFGALVKAGKNGQREPSPGFSKLTVVEAEKAISGNLCRCTGYRPIADACKSFAADVDMEDLGLNSFWKKEESHEARMSRLPLYDHNHEICTFPEFLKREIKSSLLLDSERYSWCTPATVEELQSLLKGIDADCKTRMKLVVGNTGMGYYKELEHHDRYIDLRCVLELSSIRRDEEGIEIGAAVTISKTIEALKEENNSEFNSECKIVFKRIALHMEKIASEFVRNTGSVGGNLVMAQRKHFPSDIATILLAAGAFVHILTGTLHEKLTLDEFLERPPLDSKSVLLNIKIPNYAASKNISSEMDSRLLFETYRAAPRPLGNALPYLNAAFLSEVSCLKSSGSAVLNKCRVVFGAYGTKHAIRAKDVEKFLSGKILTIGVLYEAVKLVKANVVPEDGTPSPAYRSSLAAGYLFDFLYPLIDINSKISGVWSDEYCNTSLFKDAKIKQKYSQLDHVQLPTLLSSSEQVLELNNDHHPVGQPTKKVGAALQASGEAVFVDDIPSPTNCLHGAFIHSMKPYARVKDIKFKSKLLPDGVSGLISVRDIPKGGENRGCTTRFGTESLFADELTQYAGERLAFVVADTQKHADIASNLVEVDYDIENLEPPILTVEEAIKRSSLLEVPLLLYPKQVGDISKGLAEADHKILSAKIKLGSQYHFYMETQTALAIPDENNCMVVYSSTQCPEYAHVTIAKCLGIPEHNVRVITRRVGGGFGGKAMKAIPVATACALAAHKFRRPVRTYLNRKTDMIMAGGRHPMEIIYNVGFKSNGKVTALQLDILINAGISLDISPLMPKNILSGLKKYDWGALSFDIKVCKTNHSSKTAMRGPGEVQGAYIAETVIEHVASTLSMDVDSVRNINFHRYDSLKLFYDVASGDSVEYTLTSIWNKLAESSSFKQRVEIIKEFNRCKVWKKRGISRVPIVHQVLVRPTPGKVSILSDGSVVVEVGGIELGQGLWTKVKQMAAFALSSIKCDGAENLLDKVRVIQADTLSLTQGGMTAGSTTSESSCESVRLCCAVLVERLAPLKQSLEGQMGSVTWDALICKAYAGSLNLSASSRYIPDFTSMHYLNYGAAVSEVEANLLTGETTILRSDIIYDCGQSLNPAVDLGQIEGAFVQGIGFFMLEEYTTNSDGLVVADSTWTYKIPTIDTIPKQFNVEIHNSGHHQKRVLSSKASGEPPLLLAASVHCATRAAIRDARQQLHSWGCMDESYATFNLEVPATMPKVKELCGLDNVERYLGWKMGRK, encoded by the exons ATGGAAGAGGAGCAGAGGGAAACAGGCAAAGCTGGGAGTCTAGTCTTTGCCGTCAACGGACAGAGGTTCGAGGTGTCGTCGAGATTAGACCCTTCAACAACCTTGCTTGAGTTCTTGCGAACCAGGACGTCTTTCAAGAGTGTCAAGCTCGGTTGTGGCGAAG GTGGTTGTGGTGCTTGCATTGCTCTACTCTCCAAGTATGATCCTGTGCGTGACCAAGTCGAGGATTTCACAGTCAGTTCATGTCTCACACTGCTTTGCAGTGTGAATGGATGTTCAGTTACAACATCTGAAGGCCTTGGAAATAGCAAAGATGGATTCCATCCGATTCACCAGAGATTCAGTGGTTTCCATGCTTCTCAATGTGGCTTTTGTACTCCTGGAATGTGTGTTTCACTCTTCGGAGCCCTTGTTAAAGCTGGAAAGAATGGCCAAAGGGAGCCTTCTCCAGGATTCTCCAAGCTGACAGTCGTTGAAGCTGAAAAGGCTATCTCAGGAAATCTTTGTCGCTGTACTGGATATCGACCCATTGCTGATGCGTGTAAGAGTTTTGCAGCTGATGTTGATATGGAAGATTTGGGATTAAACTCTTTTTGGAAGAAGGAAGAGAGTCACGAAGCGAGGATGAGTAGGCTACCTTTATACGACCATAATCATGAGATATGCACTTTCCCTGAAtttttgaaaagggaaataaaatCTTCCTTGCTTTTGGATTCTGAAAGATATTCTTGGTGCACACCTGCTACTGTTGAGGAGCTTCAGAGCTTATTAAAAGGCATTGATGCCGACTGCAAAACCAGGATGAAACTAGTGGTTGGTAACACAGGTATGGGTTATTACAAGGAACTAGAGCACCATGACAGGTACATAGATCTCCGATGTGTTCTGGAGCTCTCGAGTATTAGGAGGGATGAAGAAGGAATCGAAATCGGGGCAGCTGTCACTATTTCTAAAACTATTGAAGCTCTGAAGGAAGAAAATAACAGTGAGTTTAATTCAGAATGCAAGATTGTGTTTAAAAGAATTGCATTGCACATGGAGAAGATTGCTTCTGAATTTGTTCGAAATACAGGCAGTGTAGGGGGGAATTTGGTGATGGCACAAAGGAAACATTTTCCATCAGATATTGCCACGATACTGCTGGCAGCAGGTGCATTTGTTCACATTCTAACTGGTACCTTGCATGAAAAGCTTACTTTAGATGAGTTTCTGGAAAGGCCTCCATTGGATTCCAAAAGTGTGCTCTTAAATATTAAGATTCCAAATTATGCAGCATCCAAGAACATATCTTCTGAAATGGACAGCAGGTTGTTATTCGAAACTTATCGTGCTGCACCGCGACCCCTTGGAAATGCATTGCCCTATTTAAATGCAGCTTTCTTGTCTGAAGTTTCCTGTTTGAAATCTTCTGGTTCAGCCGTGTTAAATAAATGCCGGGTCGTTTTTGGTGCTTATGGAACCAAACATGCTATCAGAGCAAAGGACGTTGAGAAATTTTTGTCTGGAAAAATACTAACCATTGGTGTTCTATATGAAGCTGTTAAACTGGTTAAAGCCAATGTGGTTCCTGAAGATGGCACGCCGAGTCCGGCCTACAGGTCAAGCTTAGCTGCTGGTTATCTCTTTGACTTTCTCTACCCCTTGATAGACATCAACTCTAAAATTTCTGGTGTTTGGTCGGATGAATATTGTAATACTTCATTGTTCAAGGatgcaaaaataaaacagaagtaCAGCCAGCTTGATCATGTTCAATTACCCACTTTGCTGTCATCATCAGAGCAGGTGCTTGAATTAAACAATGATCATCATCCTGTTGGTCAGCCTACCAAGAAAGTTGGAGCCGCCCTTCAAGCTTCTG GAGAGGCTGTTTTTGTGGATGACATTCCCTCTCCTACAAATTGTCTACATGGAGCATTCATTCATAGCATGAAGCCTTATGCAAGGGTCAAGGATATCAAATTCAAGTCTAAATTACTACCAGATGGAGTTTCTGGGCTGATTTCGGTCAGAGACATTCCAAAAGGTGGGGAGAACAGAGGTTGCACGACTAGGTTTGGCACTGAATCTTTGTTCGCGGATGAGCTTACGCAGTATGCTGGAGAGCGTCTTGCTTTTGTG GTTGCAGATACACAGAAACATGCTGATATAGCATCCAACCTTGTTGAAGTTGATTATGACATTGAAAATCTAGAACCACCCATTTTAACTGTAGAAGAGGCCATTAAGAGATCTAGCCTTCTCGAGGTTCCTCTTCTCCTCTACCCCAAACAAGTTGGTGATATATCAAAAGGATTGGCTGAGGCTGATCACAAGATTCTCTCTGCCAAG ATAAAACTCGGTTCACAGTACCATTTCTATATGGAGACTCAAACTGCCCTTGCGATTCCTGATGAAAACAACTGCATGGTGGTTTACAGTTCAACTCAGTGTCCCGAATATGCACATGTTACCATTGCAAAATGTCTTGGTATTCCTGAGCATAATGTGCGTGTGATTACAAGGAGAGTCGGAGGAGGCTTTGGTGGAAAGGCCATGAAAGCAATTCCT GTTGCTACAGCATGTGCTCTTGCAGCGCACAAGTTTCGTCGCCCTGTGAGAACGTATTTGAATCGCAAGACCGATATGATAATGGCAGGAGGAAGGCATCCCatggaaataatttataatgtagGATTTAAATCAAATGGGAAAGTCACAGCCTTACAGCTTGATATATTAATCAATGCTGGAATATCTTTAGATATAAGTCCACTGATGCCAAAAAACATTCTGAGTGGGCTAAAAAAGTATGACTGGGGTGCTTTATCTTTTGATATAAAGGTATGCAAAACAAATCATTCAAGTAAAACTGCAATGCGGGGCCCTGGGGAGGTACAAGGAGCATACATTGCAGAAACCGTAATCGAACATGTAGCGTCTACCCTTTCCATGGATGTGGATTCTGtgagaaacataaattttcacaGATATGATAGCCTTAAATTATTCTATGATGTTGCCTCAGGTGATTCTGTAGAGTATACTCTAACATCAATATGGAATAAGTTAGCAGAATCTTCAAGCTTCAAACAAAGGGTTGAAATAATAAAGGAGTTCAATAGGTGTAAGGTGTGGAAGAAAAGAGGTATTTCTCGAGTGCCTATTGTGCATCAAGTGCTCGTGAGACCAACTCCGGGGAAAGTAAGCATTCTAAGTGATGGGTCGGTTGTCGTTGAAGTCGGCGGAATAGAGTTGGGCCAAGGGCTCTGGACAAAGGTAAAACAAATGGCTGCATTTGCTCTCAGCTCAATCAAATGTGACGGGGCAGAAAATCTTCTGGACAAAGTAAGGGTAATACAAGCTGATACTCTGAGTTTAACTCAAGGAGGAATGACTGCAGGGAGCACCACATCAGAGTCAAGCTGTGAATCAGTTAGACTTTGCTGTGCAGTCTTGGTTGAGAGACTGGCACCTCTAAAGCAATCGTTGGAGGGGCAAATGGGTTCCGTAACATGGGATGCGCTCATTTGCAAG GCATATGCGGGATCACTGAATTTATCAGCATCTTCACGTTACATCCCTGACTTTACTTCGATGCACTACTTAAACTATGGCGCTGCAGTAAGTGAG GTAGAGGCAAACCTTCTGACAGGGGAAACTACTATTTTGAGATCAGATATTATATACGATTGTGGACAAAGTCTCAACCCTGCGGTGGATTTAGGACAG ATTGAAGGAGCCTTTGTCCAAGGGattggtttttttatgcttGAAGAGTACACGACGAATTCTGATGGACTAGTGGTTGCAGACAGCACATGGACATATAAGATCCCTACAATAGACACCATACCAAAACAATTCAATGTGGAAATACACAACAGTGGACATCACCAGAAACGTGTTCTCTCTTCAAAAG CTTCCGGGGAGCCACCGCTACTCCTTGCAGCATCAGTTCACTGTGCTACAAGGGCAGCTATAAGAGATGCTAGACAACAGCTTCATTCATGGGGTTGCATGGATGAGTCTTACGCCACATTCAACTTGGAGGTCCCTGCCACCATGCCTAAGGTGAAGGAACTTTGTGGGCTGGACAACGTGGAAAGGTACTTAGGGTGGAAAATGGGTAGAAAGTGA